A single Marinobacter sp. es.042 DNA region contains:
- the acnA gene encoding aconitate hydratase AcnA, translated as MSNESLSKDSLYTLSSLDAGGKTFHYYSLPKAADTLGDLNRLPFSLKVLMENLLRNEDGTTVDRSHIDAMVQWMKDRHSDTEIQFRPARVLMQDFTGVPGVVDLAAMREAVKAAGKDPAMINPLSPVDLVIDHSVMVDKFGDASSFKDNVAIEMERNQERYEFLRWGQQAFDNFRVVPPGTGICHQVNLEYLGKTVWQKDQDGKTIAYPDTLVGTDSHTTMINGLGILGWGVGGIEAEAAMLGQPVSMLIPEVVGFKITGKLREGITATDLVLTVTEMLRKKGVVGKFVEFYGDGLKDMPVADRATIANMAPEYGATCGFFPVDEQTIKYMRLTGREEEQLELVEAYAKAQGLWREPGHEPVYTDNLELDMGEVEASLAGPKRPQDRVALKNMKSSFELLMETAEGPAQVRESKLESEGGGTAVGAQSAYFEHPSSQSMQMNGEECRLDPGAVVIAAITSCTNTSNPSVMMAAGLIAQKAVEKGLSTKPWVKTSLAPGSKVVTDYLRVGGFQDDLDKLGFNLVGYGCTTCIGNSGPLPEEVEQAITDGDLTVASVLSGNRNFEGRVHPLVKTNWLASPPLVVAYALAGNVRLDLSKDPLGNDKDGNPVYLKDLWPSQQEIAEAVEKVKTDMFRKEYAEVFDGDATWKSIQVPESKVYEWSDKSTYIQHPPFFEGLKEEPDTIDDIKDANILALLGDSVTTDHISPAGSFKPDTPAGKYLQEHGVDPKDFNSYGSRRGNHEVMMRGTFANVRIRNEMLDGVEGGYTKFVPTGDQMAIYDAAMKYQEQGTPLVVVAGKEYGTGSSRDWAAKGTRLLGVKAVVAESYERIHRSNLIGMGVMPLQFPEGTDRKSLKLTGEETISIEGLSGEIKPGQTLKMTVKYKDGSTETCELKSRIDTANEAVYFKHGGILHYVVREMLRTA; from the coding sequence ATGTCGAACGAAAGTCTCAGTAAAGACAGTCTATATACCCTTTCCAGCCTGGATGCTGGCGGTAAAACCTTTCATTACTACAGCCTGCCCAAGGCTGCGGACACTCTCGGCGACCTGAATCGCCTGCCGTTTTCGCTCAAAGTGCTGATGGAAAACCTTCTGCGCAATGAGGATGGCACCACCGTGGACAGAAGCCACATTGATGCCATGGTGCAGTGGATGAAGGATCGTCATTCCGACACTGAAATTCAGTTCCGGCCTGCCCGTGTGTTAATGCAGGATTTCACCGGCGTGCCCGGCGTCGTCGACCTGGCTGCCATGCGTGAGGCGGTCAAGGCAGCCGGTAAGGATCCGGCGATGATCAACCCGCTGTCGCCGGTGGACCTGGTGATCGACCACTCGGTAATGGTGGACAAATTCGGCGACGCGTCCTCGTTCAAGGACAACGTAGCCATCGAAATGGAACGCAACCAGGAACGCTATGAATTCCTGCGCTGGGGCCAGCAGGCGTTCGACAATTTCCGTGTGGTGCCGCCGGGCACGGGTATCTGTCACCAGGTGAACCTGGAATACCTCGGCAAGACCGTCTGGCAGAAGGACCAGGACGGCAAGACCATCGCCTACCCGGACACCCTCGTGGGCACAGACTCCCACACGACCATGATCAACGGCCTGGGCATTCTTGGCTGGGGCGTTGGCGGCATTGAAGCGGAAGCCGCCATGCTGGGCCAGCCGGTTTCCATGCTGATCCCCGAAGTAGTGGGCTTCAAGATTACCGGCAAGCTCCGTGAAGGCATTACGGCCACAGATCTGGTGCTGACCGTCACCGAAATGCTGCGCAAGAAAGGCGTTGTCGGCAAGTTCGTGGAATTCTACGGCGACGGCCTTAAGGACATGCCAGTGGCAGACCGGGCGACCATCGCCAACATGGCCCCGGAATACGGCGCCACCTGTGGTTTCTTCCCGGTAGATGAGCAGACCATCAAGTACATGCGCCTGACCGGCCGTGAGGAAGAACAGCTGGAGCTGGTGGAAGCCTACGCCAAGGCCCAGGGCTTGTGGCGTGAGCCCGGCCATGAGCCGGTGTACACAGACAACCTGGAACTCGACATGGGCGAAGTCGAGGCCAGCCTTGCCGGCCCCAAACGCCCGCAGGATCGTGTTGCCCTGAAAAACATGAAGTCCTCCTTTGAGCTGTTGATGGAAACTGCCGAGGGCCCGGCGCAAGTTCGTGAAAGCAAACTTGAATCCGAGGGTGGCGGTACCGCCGTCGGTGCCCAGAGTGCCTACTTCGAACATCCATCGAGCCAGTCGATGCAAATGAATGGAGAGGAGTGTCGCCTGGATCCGGGCGCGGTGGTGATTGCTGCTATTACCTCCTGCACCAACACGTCCAACCCGAGCGTGATGATGGCCGCTGGACTGATTGCCCAGAAAGCCGTCGAGAAGGGGCTGAGCACCAAGCCCTGGGTCAAGACGTCCCTGGCACCGGGTTCAAAGGTGGTCACCGATTATCTCCGGGTTGGTGGTTTCCAGGATGATCTCGACAAACTTGGCTTCAACCTGGTGGGTTACGGCTGCACGACCTGTATCGGGAACTCCGGTCCTTTACCGGAAGAGGTAGAGCAGGCCATCACCGATGGGGATCTGACTGTCGCCTCAGTGCTTTCCGGTAACCGGAACTTCGAAGGCCGGGTGCATCCGCTGGTGAAAACCAACTGGCTGGCATCGCCGCCCCTGGTGGTTGCCTATGCACTGGCGGGCAACGTTCGCCTGGATCTCTCAAAAGATCCGTTGGGCAACGACAAGGATGGAAATCCAGTGTATCTGAAGGACCTCTGGCCGAGCCAGCAGGAGATCGCTGAAGCGGTGGAGAAAGTGAAGACCGATATGTTCCGCAAGGAGTACGCGGAAGTCTTCGATGGCGACGCTACCTGGAAGTCCATCCAGGTGCCGGAAAGCAAGGTGTACGAGTGGTCCGATAAATCCACCTACATCCAGCATCCGCCGTTCTTCGAAGGGCTCAAGGAAGAACCGGACACGATCGACGATATCAAGGATGCCAACATACTGGCACTGCTGGGCGATTCGGTGACTACCGACCACATCTCACCGGCCGGTTCCTTCAAGCCGGACACCCCTGCCGGTAAATACCTGCAGGAGCACGGTGTTGATCCGAAAGACTTCAACTCCTATGGCTCCCGCCGGGGTAACCATGAAGTGATGATGCGCGGTACCTTCGCCAACGTTCGCATCAGGAACGAAATGCTCGACGGCGTGGAAGGCGGTTACACCAAATTCGTGCCCACCGGCGATCAGATGGCGATTTACGATGCCGCCATGAAGTATCAGGAGCAGGGCACGCCGCTGGTGGTCGTTGCCGGCAAGGAATACGGTACCGGCTCAAGCCGTGACTGGGCGGCCAAGGGTACCCGTCTGCTGGGTGTAAAAGCCGTGGTGGCCGAATCCTACGAGCGCATCCACCGCTCCAACCTGATCGGGATGGGCGTCATGCCACTCCAGTTTCCGGAAGGCACGGACCGCAAGAGCCTCAAGCTCACCGGTGAGGAAACCATCAGCATTGAAGGCCTGTCTGGCGAGATCAAGCCGGGACAGACCCTCAAGATGACGGTGAAGTACAAGGACGGATCCACGGAGACCTGCGAGCTGAAATCTCGCATCGACACCGCCAACGAGGCCGTGTACTTCAAGCATGGCGGTATCCTCCATTACGTGGTGCGGGAGATGTTGCGCACTGCCTGA
- a CDS encoding ATP-binding protein: MRQEWQARLNDMNLKLQGAILQNVQTVWGLAANVSVQPDITEAEFQQLASVIFSLAPQLRNIGLAPDLTIRNIYPLEGNEAALGLDLTSQSLSPEQVKTLTESRKALFSGPINLVQGGQGMAARIPIFENGSGQFWGVISVILDLNRLYNAVDMASFSENGYLALFKTSSPGLEEDPFFGAATTQWQDPITTELNLPGITWTLFAQPSDGWPSHPESPVLVRSVLGLMVLLLFAGAFWLTSLLLRDHQMQRRFSGLFELAPFGIGLYAAQNGKLLRANNSFEKLFGNKANSLNFFRYIYDHRSRILSEELDIPGLLEKKPRFSGLEGYFPDAKNELNPVLLHGLTLDTLNGDPAIWLIAEDISEQKKADRVKSEFISIVSHELRTPLTSIAGSLGLLSNNAAGELPQKASRLAEIAYRNTQQLTLLINDLLDIEKLVAGKMAFNMADCPVAEIVRECLEGIESFSVDKKVTLKAEHLDEVNIKADRGRLCQALNNLLSNAIKFSPEDSVVTVYTSKSDHEIRISVSDQGQGIPSEFRDRIFQKFSQADSSDRRAKGGTGLGLAITRELLHAMGGEVGFDSEEGKGACFWLSLPFAEAEGKGAT; the protein is encoded by the coding sequence GTGCGTCAGGAATGGCAAGCCCGCCTCAACGATATGAACCTCAAGCTGCAGGGTGCCATCTTGCAAAACGTTCAGACGGTTTGGGGTCTGGCTGCCAATGTCTCTGTTCAGCCAGACATCACGGAGGCCGAGTTTCAACAGCTTGCCTCCGTAATTTTCTCATTGGCACCACAGCTGCGGAACATCGGTTTGGCCCCGGACCTGACCATTCGCAACATCTACCCGCTGGAAGGAAACGAGGCGGCTCTTGGGCTTGACCTGACCAGCCAAAGCCTCTCCCCAGAGCAGGTAAAGACACTAACGGAGTCCCGGAAAGCGCTGTTCAGCGGTCCGATCAATCTTGTTCAGGGTGGCCAGGGCATGGCGGCCAGGATTCCGATTTTCGAGAACGGGTCAGGTCAGTTCTGGGGTGTCATTTCCGTGATTCTCGATCTTAATCGTCTCTATAACGCGGTGGACATGGCGTCGTTTTCAGAAAACGGTTATCTGGCACTTTTCAAAACGTCGTCCCCTGGCCTCGAAGAAGACCCATTTTTCGGCGCCGCCACAACTCAATGGCAAGATCCGATAACCACCGAACTCAATCTGCCGGGCATTACATGGACGCTGTTCGCCCAACCCAGCGACGGTTGGCCAAGCCATCCGGAATCACCGGTGCTCGTGCGATCCGTTTTAGGCCTGATGGTTTTATTGCTTTTCGCAGGTGCCTTCTGGTTAACCAGCCTTCTGCTGCGCGACCACCAGATGCAGCGCCGCTTTTCGGGCCTGTTTGAACTGGCGCCTTTCGGTATCGGGCTGTACGCCGCCCAGAATGGAAAGCTCTTGCGTGCCAACAACAGCTTCGAAAAGCTGTTTGGAAACAAAGCAAATTCTCTAAATTTTTTCCGTTACATTTATGACCACAGGAGCCGGATTCTCTCCGAAGAACTGGACATTCCCGGCCTCTTGGAGAAAAAACCCCGTTTCAGCGGCCTGGAGGGCTATTTTCCTGACGCAAAAAACGAACTGAACCCGGTGCTGCTCCATGGCCTCACGCTGGACACGCTAAACGGCGACCCGGCTATCTGGTTGATTGCCGAGGATATTTCAGAGCAAAAGAAGGCGGACAGAGTAAAGAGCGAATTCATTTCCATCGTCAGCCATGAGTTACGGACGCCTCTGACGTCGATTGCGGGATCACTGGGGCTACTCTCGAATAATGCAGCCGGTGAACTCCCTCAAAAAGCGTCGAGATTGGCCGAGATTGCTTACAGAAATACCCAGCAACTGACACTTCTGATCAACGACTTGCTTGATATTGAAAAACTCGTTGCTGGCAAAATGGCCTTCAACATGGCCGACTGTCCGGTCGCAGAGATAGTGCGGGAATGCCTGGAAGGCATCGAAAGCTTTTCAGTGGACAAGAAAGTAACACTAAAAGCTGAGCATCTGGACGAAGTAAACATAAAGGCGGATCGCGGCCGCTTATGTCAGGCACTCAATAATCTTCTATCCAATGCAATCAAGTTTTCTCCCGAAGACTCAGTCGTCACTGTCTACACTTCAAAATCCGACCACGAGATCCGCATCTCAGTGTCCGATCAGGGCCAGGGAATTCCGAGTGAATTCAGGGACAGGATCTTCCAGAAATTCTCACAGGCAGACTCGTCGGATCGCAGAGCAAAGGGTGGCACCGGGCTTGGACTGGCGATCACCCGAGAGCTTTTGCATGCGATGGGAGGAGAGGTGGGGTTCGACTCTGAGGAAGGAAAAGGCGCCTGTTTCTGGCTGAGCCTACCCTTCGCCGAAGCGGAAGGAAAAGGCGCCACCTGA
- a CDS encoding SCO family protein, which yields MNKKYTAILLFVSAFVVAAALPVMPSLLNNDGFYGMAINEPGAAVGDYRPPEEGLAIIFFGYQQCGTVCPVQLVNLMELSQRLEGADIEFLFVTLDPENDTPELLQQTTRSLGKAFRAYRPKNHRAAQKLASAYNDFAVKQGSTADDLIAHSANLHVVTRDFRRRLVYTTPDLNLELVEQDLRRLLKDKKSESSA from the coding sequence GTGAACAAGAAATACACAGCCATTCTGCTTTTCGTTTCGGCATTTGTTGTGGCGGCTGCACTTCCTGTCATGCCCTCACTGCTTAATAACGATGGATTCTACGGCATGGCCATCAATGAACCCGGTGCAGCGGTCGGTGATTACCGGCCTCCCGAAGAAGGGCTCGCGATTATCTTTTTCGGTTATCAGCAGTGTGGAACCGTATGTCCGGTGCAGCTGGTCAATCTGATGGAACTTAGCCAGCGCCTTGAAGGGGCGGACATAGAGTTCCTGTTTGTCACACTCGACCCCGAAAACGACACGCCGGAATTGCTGCAACAGACGACACGGAGTCTTGGCAAGGCGTTCAGAGCCTACCGACCGAAAAATCACCGGGCCGCTCAAAAACTGGCTTCAGCTTACAACGATTTTGCCGTTAAACAGGGTAGTACCGCGGATGATCTCATTGCTCACAGCGCAAATCTGCACGTAGTGACGCGGGATTTCCGCCGAAGGCTGGTTTACACAACGCCAGACCTGAATCTTGAACTGGTTGAACAGGATCTTCGCCGCTTACTAAAAGACAAGAAGAGTGAGAGTTCTGCATGA
- a CDS encoding ABC transporter ATP-binding protein, which translates to MEHPQNSVTGIDTRETRQQYTWRDIFGLALKHKPRLVRANLLAIMATVMSVPVPLLLPVLVDEVLLDEPGPVLPVMDSFLPGSWETPVVYIGLMVVVAFLLRVAALLFNVLQSREFSKVSKDVVFRIRSRLLGRLQRVAMSEYETRGSGGISSHFITDLDTVDQFLGTTISRFLVASLTVLGTAGVLLWVHWELGLLILLFNPLVIFATILIGKRVKELKRRENSAYEEFQGDLTETLDAIHQLRAANREKHYLRQLIDRARNVRDHAIQFEWRSDAASRASFALFQFGVDAFRAAAMVTVLFSDLSIGMMFAIFGYLWFMLTPVQEMLNMQYAWFAANAALGRINRLLDLKEEPRYPALENPFRDRHTVGLTLRNIHFAYGEEQVLRGINLQLAPGEKVALVGASGGGKSTLIQVILGMYTPQQGEVLIDGVPVERIGLPCLREHVATVLQHPALFNDTVRQNLTLGRDKPDAALWDALRIAQLDGTVAAMHDQLDTVIGRQGVRLSGGQRQRLAIARMILSEPSVVILDEATSALDAETEFQLHRDLEAFLKQRTTLIIAHRLSAVKQADRACVFEDGRIIEEGHHDELIAKEGLYAQLYGERQM; encoded by the coding sequence TTGGAACACCCGCAAAACAGCGTAACCGGTATCGATACTCGCGAAACCCGACAGCAGTACACCTGGCGGGATATTTTTGGGCTTGCGCTCAAGCACAAGCCAAGACTGGTGCGTGCCAATCTGCTGGCTATCATGGCAACCGTGATGAGTGTGCCGGTGCCACTGCTGCTGCCGGTTCTGGTGGATGAAGTGCTACTGGACGAGCCTGGCCCGGTGTTACCGGTAATGGATTCCTTCCTGCCGGGGAGCTGGGAAACACCGGTGGTCTATATCGGCCTGATGGTTGTGGTGGCATTTCTGCTTCGTGTGGCGGCACTGTTGTTCAACGTTTTGCAGTCCCGGGAATTTTCCAAGGTTTCCAAGGATGTGGTGTTCCGCATCCGGTCCCGCCTGCTGGGGCGTTTGCAGCGGGTGGCCATGTCCGAGTACGAGACTCGCGGCTCTGGCGGAATCAGCAGTCACTTTATTACCGATCTGGATACCGTAGACCAGTTTCTGGGTACCACCATCAGCCGTTTTCTGGTGGCGAGCCTGACAGTGCTGGGTACCGCTGGGGTCCTGCTCTGGGTGCACTGGGAGCTGGGCCTACTCATTCTGCTGTTCAATCCGCTGGTCATCTTCGCCACGATTCTGATCGGCAAGCGGGTCAAGGAGCTCAAGCGACGGGAGAACAGTGCTTACGAGGAATTTCAGGGGGATCTGACGGAAACCCTGGATGCGATTCACCAGCTGCGGGCGGCCAATCGGGAAAAGCATTACCTGCGCCAGCTGATCGACCGAGCCCGCAACGTGCGGGACCACGCGATCCAGTTCGAATGGCGCAGCGATGCAGCCAGCCGGGCCAGCTTTGCGCTGTTCCAGTTCGGCGTCGACGCATTCCGGGCCGCCGCGATGGTAACCGTGCTGTTCAGCGACCTGAGCATCGGCATGATGTTCGCCATTTTCGGCTACCTCTGGTTCATGTTGACGCCGGTTCAGGAAATGCTCAACATGCAATACGCTTGGTTCGCTGCCAATGCGGCGCTCGGACGTATTAACCGGTTGCTGGATCTGAAGGAAGAGCCCCGCTATCCGGCGCTGGAGAACCCGTTTCGCGACCGTCATACCGTGGGGCTTACCCTGCGCAATATCCACTTCGCTTATGGCGAGGAGCAGGTGCTCCGGGGCATCAACCTGCAGTTGGCGCCCGGCGAAAAAGTGGCACTGGTGGGCGCCAGCGGTGGCGGCAAGTCGACTCTGATTCAGGTGATCCTCGGTATGTACACTCCGCAGCAGGGCGAGGTGCTGATTGATGGGGTGCCTGTTGAGCGCATTGGCTTGCCCTGCCTTCGTGAACATGTCGCGACCGTGCTTCAGCACCCGGCGCTGTTCAACGATACCGTTCGACAGAACCTGACCCTTGGTCGGGACAAGCCCGATGCCGCGCTCTGGGATGCCCTGCGAATCGCCCAATTGGACGGCACGGTTGCCGCAATGCACGACCAGCTTGATACCGTTATCGGCCGGCAGGGCGTGCGCCTTTCTGGCGGACAGCGTCAACGGCTGGCCATTGCCCGGATGATCCTGTCAGAGCCTTCAGTGGTGATCCTGGATGAGGCCACCTCGGCGCTGGATGCGGAAACCGAGTTCCAGCTCCATCGGGATCTCGAAGCCTTCCTGAAGCAGCGCACCACCCTGATCATTGCCCATCGCCTCAGCGCCGTTAAACAGGCAGATCGAGCCTGTGTTTTCGAGGATGGCCGAATCATCGAAGAAGGCCATCACGATGAACTGATTGCCAAGGAGGGGTTGTATGCTCAGCTCTATGGCGAACGCCAGATGTAG
- a CDS encoding methyl-accepting chemotaxis protein: protein MTTAVNSQSYEVEIRERTDRQMLFILLAHIPVVGLLVPMGYGTTTFALVASLLVGGLATAGFFTMRGTRALSSLFAVCLMLFSAIMIQAQLGRIEMHFHIFAALALVIIYRDWLPVVVAAVTIALHHVAFTALELAGASLGEMPIMIFNYDCNWSITFLHAAFVVFESAILVFFAIQMGAEQRQSFQIIEIIRTFDADNDLTARLDGADKNVTASSFNNMLDRFVELIARLKELSGQLRSNADDMTSVSDTTTQITSEQQAQTDQAATATNEMSASIQEVASNAQLASDAASNASEAATRGGKAMANASKLTESTDEALESSANRVDELSEKIESIASVVGSINAISEQTNLLALNAAIEAARAGEHGRGFSVVADEVRALSLRTQEFTDQIRATVGELSQISEATKTSMEMGRTRSAESTRAMRETGEAIREVEAAIGEVSQMNYQIASASEEQAATSLQINENIHSIASRNNDVVSEAERVRTMASDLEAVTEKLNELVKLYRI, encoded by the coding sequence ATGACGACAGCGGTAAACAGTCAGTCTTATGAAGTTGAAATCCGGGAGCGCACCGATCGCCAGATGTTGTTTATCCTTCTGGCCCATATTCCGGTGGTCGGTTTGCTGGTGCCGATGGGGTACGGGACAACCACATTCGCTCTGGTTGCGTCTTTGTTGGTAGGAGGCCTTGCAACTGCCGGCTTCTTTACGATGCGTGGAACGAGGGCCTTGTCGTCACTGTTCGCGGTCTGCCTGATGCTCTTCTCTGCCATCATGATCCAGGCGCAGCTGGGCAGAATCGAAATGCATTTCCACATTTTTGCTGCGCTGGCCCTGGTGATCATCTATCGGGACTGGCTGCCGGTGGTGGTCGCTGCTGTAACGATAGCGCTTCATCATGTTGCATTTACGGCTCTTGAACTGGCGGGTGCCTCATTGGGCGAGATGCCGATCATGATCTTCAACTATGACTGCAACTGGTCTATTACCTTTTTACACGCGGCATTTGTGGTTTTTGAGTCTGCGATTCTCGTCTTTTTTGCGATCCAAATGGGGGCAGAGCAAAGGCAGTCGTTTCAGATTATTGAAATTATACGGACGTTCGATGCGGATAATGATCTTACCGCGCGTCTCGATGGCGCAGATAAGAACGTCACGGCCAGCTCCTTCAATAACATGCTTGACAGGTTTGTAGAGCTCATCGCCAGACTGAAGGAGCTCTCTGGTCAATTGCGTTCGAATGCTGATGATATGACCAGCGTTAGTGACACCACGACACAGATCACGAGTGAGCAGCAGGCACAGACCGATCAGGCGGCAACAGCCACCAACGAGATGTCAGCCAGCATCCAGGAAGTGGCGAGCAACGCGCAATTGGCGTCCGACGCCGCCAGTAATGCTTCCGAAGCCGCTACCAGAGGCGGTAAGGCAATGGCTAACGCATCGAAACTCACGGAGTCTACCGATGAAGCTCTTGAAAGTAGTGCTAATCGGGTTGATGAGCTGAGCGAAAAGATTGAATCCATTGCTTCTGTTGTCGGTTCTATCAATGCCATTTCAGAGCAAACCAATCTGCTGGCCCTTAATGCCGCCATCGAGGCGGCCAGAGCAGGTGAGCATGGCCGTGGATTCTCCGTGGTCGCGGATGAGGTAAGGGCGCTTTCCTTGAGAACTCAGGAATTTACCGACCAAATTCGTGCGACAGTGGGCGAATTGAGTCAAATCTCCGAAGCAACCAAGACTTCCATGGAGATGGGCCGGACCCGTTCTGCGGAATCAACGCGGGCCATGCGAGAAACCGGAGAAGCCATCCGCGAGGTTGAAGCAGCCATCGGCGAGGTTTCGCAAATGAATTACCAGATCGCATCGGCCTCGGAAGAGCAGGCGGCCACGTCGCTTCAGATCAATGAGAATATCCATTCCATCGCCAGCCGGAACAACGATGTGGTATCCGAGGCGGAGCGGGTCAGAACCATGGCTTCAGACCTTGAGGCGGTCACCGAAAAACTGAATGAACTGGTGAAGCTGTATCGTATCTAA